The Dehalobacter sp. DCM sequence GGTGAAATGAGAATGATCCATATCGAGTGCCGGGCTACCATTGGTCAAGTCGGTAACCTCGATTACGAAAATGTCACCATTGGTAAAGCCGGAAGAAACCGCTGGCTGGGAATTCGTCCGACGGTTCGTGGTTCTGTTATGAACCCGGTAGACCATCCCCACGGTGGTGGTGAGGGACGTAACCCGATCGGGCGTAATCCGGTCACTCCTTGGGGTAAACCTGCCCTTGGGGCAAAGACCCGCAAGAAGAAAAACCAGAGCAATCGATTTATTGTAAAGCGTAGAGATAAGTAGTAAGCGAAAGGAGACCTCATAATGGGCAGATCTCTAAAAAAGGGACCGTTTGTCGAAGTTCGTCTGCTGCAACGGATCGAAGATATGAATAAGAGTGGCGAAAAAAGAGTATTAAAAACGTGGTCCAGACGTTCCACCATTTTCCCGCAGATGATCGGTCATACGATCGCGGTTCATGACGGAAGGAAACACGTACCGGTATATGTTACTGAAGATATGGTTGGACACAAACTTGGTGAGTTTGCAATGACCCGGACGTATAAAGGACATGCCGGAAGCGAAAAATCGAGCGGCTTACGCTAGTTGAGAGGAGGTAAAGAAAAATGGAAACAAAAGCAGTAGCTAAATTTATCCGTATCTCTCCTCGCAAGGTGCGCCTGGTTGTCGATTTGATTCGCGGCAAAAAGGTCGAAGAAGCAATGGCGATCCTCAAATTTACACCGAACATCTCCGCTGAGCCGGTGAGCAAGGTACTCAGATCTGCAGTTGCCAATGCTGAACACAACCTGGAAATGAGTCCGGATGATCTATTTGTTACCAAAGTATTCGTTGATCAGGGACCAACCTTGAAACGTATCATGCCCAGAGCGCAGGGTAGAGCTGACAGGATTCGTAAACGGACCAGTCACATTACCGTTGTTGTCGGGGATAAGAAGGAGGATTAGACTAAGCATGGGTCAAAAAGTTAATCCCAAAGGTCTTCGTATTGGCATTATCCGTTCCTGGGAAGGCCGCTGGTATGCTGATAAAAATTACAGTGAGCTCCTTCACGAAGACTTAAAGATTCGAAAATTTGTTATCGAAAAACTCCAACAAGCCGGAGTGCCTAAAGTAGAAATAGAACGTGCTGCAAACCGGGTCAAAGTCTCTGTACATGCTGCCAAACCGGGTATCGTTATCGGACGTGGCGGGGCAGAAGTAGAAAACCTGCGTAAAGCACTGGAAGTAATGACCGGTAAACAAGTTGCAGTCAATATTGTTGAAATCAAAAAACCTGAACTGGATGCCAAACTCGTTGCTGACAGTGTTGCACAGCAGCTGGAGAAACGTATCTCCTTCCGTAGAGCAATGAAGCAGACCGTGGGTCGTACCATGCGTTCCGGCGCTCAGGGAATCAAGATTTCCTGCAGCGGACGCTTAGGCGGTGCGGAAATTGCGCGTACCGAGTGGTATAACGAAGGCAAAGTGCCGCTTCATACTCTGCGCGCGGATATCGACTATGGATTTTCTGAAGCCAATACCACGTATGGCAAAATTGGCGTAAAAGTATGGATCTACCGTGGAGAAGTTCTTCCGACCAAGAAGGCAGTCCAGGAGGAAGGAGGAGTATAAAATGCTAGTACCAACCAGAGTAAAGCATCGTAAACAACATCGTCCCAGCTTAAAAGGAACAGCCCAAAAGGGCAACAAGGTTGCTTACGGTGAGTATGGACTCATGGCTCTCGAAAGTGCTTGGATCACCAATCGTCAGATTGAGGCAGCACGTATTGCAATGACCCGTTACATCAAACGTGGCGGTAAAGTATGGATAAATATCTTCCCCGACAGGCCGATTACGGCAAAACCTGCTGAAACCAGAATGGGAAGCGGAAAAGGTACTCCCGAGTACTGGATTGCAGTCGTAAAACCGAACCGGGTCATGTTTGAACTGGCCGGGGTTTCTGAGGAAGTTGCCCGCGAAGCATTAAGACTCGCAATGCATAAACTTCCAATAAAATGCAAGTTCGTCCGTAAAGAGGATCAGGTCGGAGAACAGGCTGGAGGTGGCGTAGATGGCGAAGAATAAAGATTTCCGTGACATGACCGATGAAGAGCTTCTGAAACAAGTTGACGGGTTGAAAACGGAATTATTCAATTTGCGTTTCCAAATGGCTACGGGACAGCTGGACAATCCGATGCGGATCAGAGAGGTTCGTAAAGGAATCGCCAGAGGCAAGACCATTCTCCGTGAGCGCGAGCTCAAGCGTGCTTAAGGCAGGAAAGGAGGCAGAAACATTGGAAAGATCACAGCGTAAAACCCAATCTGGAAAAGTTGTCAGCGACAAAATGGATAAGACCATCGTTGTCGTTGTTGAAACCCGTAAAAAGCACCCGATCTATCATAAGACGGTTAAAGTAACAAAAAAATACAAAGCGCATGATGAAAATAACGAGGCAAAAACAGGTGACACTGTCCTCATTATGGAAACCAGACCCTTAAGCAAAGAAAAGAATTGGCGTTTGGTAAAAGTAGTTGAGAAAGCAGTTGTTCTCTAAGATCTCGAGAATTTTAAGCAGCTAAGAAAGGAGGTTCCGCCCAATGATTCAGGCTGAATCGACCCTTAAAGTGGGAGATAATACCGGTGCAAAGAAATTATTATGTATCCGTGTATTGGGTGGTTCTAAACGTCGTTACGCAACAATAGGTGATGTGATCGTTGCTGCTGTTAAAGAAGCAACACCAGGCGGCGTTGTCAAAAAAGGTGATGTTGTCAAAGCTGTTGTTGTTCGTACTAAGAAAGAAATAAAAAGACCGGATGGTTCGTATATCCGTTTTTCCGAAAATGCCGCTGTCATCATCAAAGATGATAAAAGTCCGAAAGGTACGCGTATTTTTGGGCCGGTAGCCCGTGAACTCAGAGAAAAAGACTACATGAAAATTGTGTCGCTGGCACCGGAAGTACTCTAATAAATCCGGACGGAGGTGAATGATAAATGTCCGCCGAAAAAACAAAAGTGAACGTAAAAAAAGGCGATATGGTGATGGTTATTACCGGTAAGGATGCCGGGAAAAAAGGTAAAGTGCTCGAAGTCCTTCCGCAAAAAAGCAGAGTTGTGGTCGAAAAGGTCAACGTCGTTAAAAAGCACCAGAAACCGACCAAGGACAACCCTCAGGGCGGAATCATGGACAAAGAAGCGCCGATCCATAGTTCAAATGTCATGTTGTTCTGTACAGAATGTAATTCTGTAACCAGAAAAAGTATAAAAGAGACCGGCGAAGGAAAAGTTCGCGTCTGTAAAAAATGCGGAAGCAATTTACCTGACGCAAATAAGAAGTAATTCTGGAAGGGAGGTACTCTGGTGGCCCGCTTAAAAGATTATTATAAAAATGAAATAACCCCGGCACTGCAGAAGAATTTTAACTACACGAACGTGATGCAGACACCGAAGCTGGATAAAGTCGTGATCAATATCGGATTAGGGGAAGCGATTCAAAATCCGAAAGCGATTGACTCAGCTGTTGATGACATCATGACCATTACAGGACAAAAACCTGTGGTAACACGCGCCAAGAAGTCTATTGCTGCGTTTAAACTTCGTGCAGGAATGCCAATTGGAGTAAAGGTGACCTTAAGAGGTGACCGGATGTATGAGTTTGTTGACAGACTGATCAACGTTGCACTTCCTCGGGTAAGAGATTTTCAGGGAGTATCCGCTAAAGCCTTTGATGGAAGGGGTAATTACACCCTTGGTATCAAAGAACAGCTGATTTTCCCGGAAATCAATTTCGACAAGATCGATAAGCTCAGAGGTATGGATATTGTCTTCGTGACAACGGCGAAAACTGATGAAGAGGCAAAAGAACTTCTTAAGGGGTTCCGGATGCCATTCCGTGACTAGATAAGAAGGAGGCTTAAACTATGGCCAAGACGTCAATGAAAGTTCGTCAATCGCGCCAACCAAAATATAGTGTTCGCGCCCATAACCGCTGCAAGATATGTGGCCGTCCTCACGCTTATATGAGGAAATTTGGAATATGCAGGATATGCTTCAGAGAATTGGCTTACAAGGGCGAACTGCCCGGTATAACCAAGGCTAGCTGGTAAGCATTATTGGAGAAAGGGGGAAAACCAAGTGTCAATAGTATCAGATCCTATCGCCGATTTCCTGACCAGGATCCGGAATGCCGGTATGGTTTATCACGATAAAGTCGAAATACCTGCCTCTAGTATTAAGAAGGATTTGGCCGAA is a genomic window containing:
- the rpsS gene encoding 30S ribosomal protein S19, whose product is MGRSLKKGPFVEVRLLQRIEDMNKSGEKRVLKTWSRRSTIFPQMIGHTIAVHDGRKHVPVYVTEDMVGHKLGEFAMTRTYKGHAGSEKSSGLR
- the rplV gene encoding 50S ribosomal protein L22, whose translation is METKAVAKFIRISPRKVRLVVDLIRGKKVEEAMAILKFTPNISAEPVSKVLRSAVANAEHNLEMSPDDLFVTKVFVDQGPTLKRIMPRAQGRADRIRKRTSHITVVVGDKKED
- the rpsC gene encoding 30S ribosomal protein S3, producing MGQKVNPKGLRIGIIRSWEGRWYADKNYSELLHEDLKIRKFVIEKLQQAGVPKVEIERAANRVKVSVHAAKPGIVIGRGGAEVENLRKALEVMTGKQVAVNIVEIKKPELDAKLVADSVAQQLEKRISFRRAMKQTVGRTMRSGAQGIKISCSGRLGGAEIARTEWYNEGKVPLHTLRADIDYGFSEANTTYGKIGVKVWIYRGEVLPTKKAVQEEGGV
- the rplP gene encoding 50S ribosomal protein L16, which encodes MLVPTRVKHRKQHRPSLKGTAQKGNKVAYGEYGLMALESAWITNRQIEAARIAMTRYIKRGGKVWINIFPDRPITAKPAETRMGSGKGTPEYWIAVVKPNRVMFELAGVSEEVAREALRLAMHKLPIKCKFVRKEDQVGEQAGGGVDGEE
- the rpmC gene encoding 50S ribosomal protein L29, with product MAKNKDFRDMTDEELLKQVDGLKTELFNLRFQMATGQLDNPMRIREVRKGIARGKTILRERELKRA
- the rpsQ gene encoding 30S ribosomal protein S17, with product MERSQRKTQSGKVVSDKMDKTIVVVVETRKKHPIYHKTVKVTKKYKAHDENNEAKTGDTVLIMETRPLSKEKNWRLVKVVEKAVVL
- the rplN gene encoding 50S ribosomal protein L14, which translates into the protein MIQAESTLKVGDNTGAKKLLCIRVLGGSKRRYATIGDVIVAAVKEATPGGVVKKGDVVKAVVVRTKKEIKRPDGSYIRFSENAAVIIKDDKSPKGTRIFGPVARELREKDYMKIVSLAPEVL
- the rplX gene encoding 50S ribosomal protein L24, whose amino-acid sequence is MSAEKTKVNVKKGDMVMVITGKDAGKKGKVLEVLPQKSRVVVEKVNVVKKHQKPTKDNPQGGIMDKEAPIHSSNVMLFCTECNSVTRKSIKETGEGKVRVCKKCGSNLPDANKK
- the rplE gene encoding 50S ribosomal protein L5; its protein translation is MARLKDYYKNEITPALQKNFNYTNVMQTPKLDKVVINIGLGEAIQNPKAIDSAVDDIMTITGQKPVVTRAKKSIAAFKLRAGMPIGVKVTLRGDRMYEFVDRLINVALPRVRDFQGVSAKAFDGRGNYTLGIKEQLIFPEINFDKIDKLRGMDIVFVTTAKTDEEAKELLKGFRMPFRD
- a CDS encoding type Z 30S ribosomal protein S14 translates to MAKTSMKVRQSRQPKYSVRAHNRCKICGRPHAYMRKFGICRICFRELAYKGELPGITKASW